A part of Thiomicrorhabdus sediminis genomic DNA contains:
- the ccoS gene encoding cbb3-type cytochrome oxidase assembly protein CcoS — MDVIYGLIPMVLIAGLLVVVAFIWMAKNGHFDDMDGQANRILMDEEFEEDKPSQDVAKEQADIEADTPIEKDKTKS, encoded by the coding sequence ATGGACGTAATTTATGGCTTAATACCGATGGTTTTGATTGCTGGGCTATTGGTTGTGGTGGCATTTATCTGGATGGCAAAAAACGGTCATTTCGATGATATGGATGGTCAGGCCAACCGTATCCTGATGGATGAGGAGTTTGAAGAGGACAAGCCTAGCCAGGATGTCGCTAAAGAGCAGGCAGATATTGAAGCGGATACGCCAATAGAGAAGGACAAAACTAAATCCTGA
- a CDS encoding Hpt domain-containing protein, protein MHLDTDNLNALQAVIGEQINELLQIYLDSTPLYLQQIQNSLDALDFDNLQHAAHTLKGSAGNIGAADLADFCQQLEQQAKNQQSCALASAIEKLAQEAVLVEHEIHAFLGKTSQ, encoded by the coding sequence ATGCATTTAGACACCGACAATTTAAACGCTCTTCAAGCCGTGATTGGTGAGCAAATTAACGAATTGCTGCAAATCTATCTTGATAGTACACCGCTTTATCTGCAACAAATCCAAAACAGTCTGGATGCACTGGATTTCGACAATTTGCAGCATGCCGCCCATACCCTAAAGGGGAGCGCAGGCAATATCGGCGCTGCGGATCTGGCCGATTTTTGCCAGCAACTGGAACAGCAGGCAAAAAATCAACAAAGCTGCGCCTTAGCTAGCGCCATTGAAAAACTGGCACAAGAAGCGGTGCTGGTCGAACATGAGATTCACGCCTTTTTAGGCAAAACAAGCCAATAG